One Candidatus Omnitrophota bacterium genomic region harbors:
- the carB gene encoding carbamoyl-phosphate synthase large subunit, whose translation MPKRNDIKKVLIIGSGPIIIGQACEFDYSGTQACKALREEGYEIVLVNSNPATIMTDPGMADHTYIEPLTVESLTKIIAKERPDSLLPNLGGQTGLNLSSALNKAGVLDKYNVKIIGVKADAIERGEDREAFKDTMKKLGIPVPASEICLSEEEALKTAQKLGYPVVVRPAYTLGGTGGGIAYNEEELRILSRRGLNASLIHQVLIEEAVIGWEELELEVVRDEKDQKITVCFIENIDAMGVHTGDSFCVAPMMTVPQELQKRMQDFSYRIVDAIGVVGGTNIQFAHNLKDDRLVVIEINPRTSRSSALASKATGFPIARVSTKLAAGLNLDEIPYWRKGTLEKYEPWGEYVVIKFARWAFEKFRQAKDVLGTQMKAVGEVMSIAKNFKEAFQKSIRSLEIGRHGLGFARDFHNLSLQELKSRLAYPSSERVFLMYEALRKGISVEELYGLTYIGRWFIKEMKEMVEFEEEMMGSGWAGLSGASLKKAKEWGFSDKYLAKIFKVKEKEVRIRRKKVVGNARFEPVPVSGVKEAAYYYSTYTAGKDLVPVSGRKKVLILGGGPNRIGQGIEFDYTCVHAAFALRDEGIETIMINCNPETVSTDYDTSDKLYFEPLTVEDVLAIWEKEKPEGAIVQFGGQTPLNIAAELEENGVKILGTSTKSIAFAEDRELFRQKMIELGIRQTDGATVFSMEEAIKVAGQTGYPVMVRPSFVLGGRGMEVIYDEQMLIKYAKDAIQVSPEHPMLIDRFLENATECEVDALCDGEETFTAAVMEHIEHAGIHSGDSACSIPSRTIKPEHLKTIDEWTKKIAKELKVRGLINIQFAICEDKVYILEANPRASRTVPVVSKTVGIPLARIATLLMLGKKLSDFPELIHRKLPYVSVKEAVFPFNMFPEVDPVLGPEMRATGEVMGIDQDFGLAFFKAQEAAGTKLPTEGNVLITVADADKEELFPIAAKLSQMGFKILATENTARFLKGKGVEAAPIKKMHEGRPNIADAIRNREISLVINTPIGRLSAHDDSYIRMLAIQYKIPYVTTIAAAKATVDGIDSVKRKQSRPRSLQEYHELLIKGGADASG comes from the coding sequence GTGCCAAAACGCAATGACATCAAAAAAGTTTTAATAATCGGCTCCGGCCCCATAATCATCGGCCAGGCCTGCGAATTCGACTATTCCGGGACACAGGCGTGTAAAGCGCTGCGCGAAGAAGGTTATGAGATCGTCCTGGTAAACTCAAACCCCGCCACGATAATGACCGATCCCGGGATGGCAGACCACACTTATATCGAGCCTTTGACCGTAGAGAGCCTGACCAAGATCATTGCCAAGGAGAGGCCGGACTCGCTGCTTCCGAATTTAGGCGGGCAGACCGGGCTTAACCTGTCTTCCGCGTTGAATAAAGCCGGGGTGCTGGATAAGTATAACGTGAAGATAATCGGCGTAAAGGCCGACGCCATCGAGCGCGGGGAAGACCGCGAGGCGTTCAAGGATACGATGAAGAAGCTGGGTATCCCGGTGCCGGCTTCCGAGATCTGCCTTTCCGAGGAGGAAGCGCTGAAGACCGCCCAGAAATTAGGATATCCGGTCGTCGTGCGCCCGGCATACACATTGGGCGGCACAGGCGGCGGCATCGCTTATAATGAAGAAGAGCTGCGTATCCTATCCCGCCGCGGCCTGAACGCGAGCCTCATACACCAGGTCTTGATCGAGGAAGCGGTCATCGGGTGGGAAGAGTTGGAACTGGAAGTCGTGCGCGATGAGAAGGACCAAAAGATCACAGTCTGTTTCATCGAGAATATAGACGCGATGGGTGTGCATACCGGCGACAGTTTTTGCGTCGCGCCGATGATGACGGTCCCGCAGGAGCTCCAGAAGAGGATGCAGGATTTTTCCTACAGGATAGTCGACGCGATAGGCGTCGTGGGGGGCACTAACATACAGTTCGCGCATAACCTCAAGGACGACCGCCTTGTGGTCATCGAGATCAATCCGCGCACCTCGCGCTCATCCGCCCTTGCTTCCAAGGCAACAGGTTTTCCCATCGCGCGCGTATCCACAAAATTAGCCGCAGGCCTGAACCTTGACGAAATACCTTACTGGAGGAAGGGAACGCTGGAAAAATATGAGCCGTGGGGCGAATATGTGGTCATTAAATTTGCCCGCTGGGCTTTTGAAAAATTCCGCCAGGCGAAAGACGTGCTGGGGACGCAGATGAAAGCGGTAGGCGAAGTGATGTCTATCGCCAAGAATTTTAAGGAGGCGTTCCAGAAATCCATACGTTCCCTTGAGATCGGCAGGCATGGATTGGGGTTCGCCAGGGATTTCCATAATTTGTCGTTACAAGAATTAAAATCCCGCCTCGCCTATCCATCCAGCGAGCGCGTTTTCCTGATGTATGAGGCGCTGAGGAAGGGCATAAGCGTGGAAGAGCTTTACGGCCTGACATACATCGGCAGGTGGTTCATCAAGGAAATGAAGGAGATGGTGGAGTTTGAGGAGGAGATGATGGGATCCGGATGGGCGGGGCTATCCGGCGCTTCCTTAAAGAAAGCCAAGGAATGGGGATTCAGCGATAAATACCTGGCGAAGATATTCAAGGTGAAAGAAAAGGAAGTGCGCATTCGCCGTAAAAAAGTGGTTGGAAACGCGCGCTTTGAGCCCGTGCCGGTGAGCGGCGTGAAAGAGGCGGCATATTATTATTCCACTTATACCGCGGGAAAAGACCTGGTGCCGGTCTCCGGCAGAAAGAAGGTCCTTATCTTAGGCGGCGGGCCGAACCGTATCGGGCAGGGGATCGAATTCGATTATACCTGCGTCCATGCCGCGTTCGCCTTGCGCGATGAAGGCATTGAGACGATCATGATCAATTGCAACCCCGAGACCGTTTCTACCGATTACGACACCTCCGATAAGCTTTATTTTGAGCCGTTGACCGTCGAGGATGTATTGGCCATTTGGGAGAAAGAGAAACCGGAGGGCGCGATCGTGCAGTTCGGCGGACAGACGCCGCTCAATATTGCCGCCGAACTCGAGGAGAACGGGGTAAAGATCCTCGGCACGAGCACAAAGAGCATCGCCTTCGCCGAAGACAGGGAGTTATTCAGGCAGAAGATGATAGAGCTGGGGATCCGCCAGACAGACGGCGCGACGGTATTTTCGATGGAAGAGGCGATAAAGGTCGCCGGGCAGACCGGTTATCCTGTCATGGTCAGGCCCTCTTTTGTGCTTGGCGGCCGCGGAATGGAAGTTATTTACGATGAACAGATGCTGATCAAATACGCGAAAGACGCGATCCAGGTCAGCCCCGAGCACCCGATGCTCATCGACCGCTTCCTGGAGAACGCCACGGAATGCGAAGTGGACGCTCTTTGCGACGGGGAAGAGACTTTTACGGCCGCGGTGATGGAGCATATAGAGCATGCCGGGATACATTCGGGGGATTCGGCCTGCTCGATCCCGTCGCGCACCATCAAGCCTGAACACCTGAAGACCATCGATGAATGGACAAAAAAGATAGCGAAAGAATTAAAGGTGAGAGGGCTGATCAATATACAGTTCGCGATCTGCGAAGATAAGGTCTATATATTGGAGGCGAATCCCCGCGCCTCGCGCACAGTGCCGGTCGTCTCCAAGACCGTCGGCATACCGCTGGCGCGCATCGCGACACTTTTAATGTTAGGAAAAAAATTAAGCGACTTTCCCGAGCTTATTCACAGGAAGCTCCCTTATGTCTCGGTAAAAGAGGCGGTGTTCCCTTTTAATATGTTCCCTGAAGTCGACCCGGTATTGGGCCCGGAGATGCGAGCGACAGGAGAGGTTATGGGTATCGACCAGGACTTCGGCCTGGCGTTCTTTAAGGCGCAGGAAGCCGCCGGGACAAAATTGCCCACCGAGGGAAACGTGCTGATCACGGTGGCAGACGCGGATAAGGAGGAACTCTTCCCGATCGCCGCGAAATTATCGCAAATGGGTTTTAAAATACTCGCCACCGAAAATACCGCCCGTTTCCTTAAAGGGAAGGGAGTGGAGGCGGCGCCTATCAAGAAGATGCACGAGGGCAGGCCCAATATCGCCGACGCGATCAGGAACAGAGAGATAAGCCTGGTCATCAATACTCCTATCGGAAGGTTGAGCGCCCACGACGACAGCTACATCCGCATGCTCGCGATCCAGTATAAGATCCCTTATGTGACGACGATAGCCGCGGCCAAGGCGACGGTCGACGGGATAGATTCGGTAAAACGTAAACAAAGCCGGCCGAGGTCATTGCAGGAATATCATGAATTATTAATAAAAGGAGGGGCAGATGCCTCAGGTTAA
- a CDS encoding DEAD/DEAH box helicase → MMTHKINDKDLPQPANNHAADGFYGLGIAPKILDILERIKFKVPTPIQLKAIPIAMQGKDIVGVAQTGTGKTHSFAIPMVQILAQKKGAGLVLAPTRELAIQIDEAFQAIARPFGIKTACLIGGASMHEQIQSLRKGPRVIIATPGRLIDHVEQRNVSLGGVAMLVLDEADRMLDMGFAPQVDKILRFVPKDRQTMLFSATIPREVMAIAAKYMKLPVSIEIAPSGTAAEHVTQELFIVRKDAKSQLLRKLLAQYHGAVLLFSRTKHNARKIAHSIRDMGHSAAEIHSDRSLGQRREALGGFKSGKYKVLVATDIAARGIDVTGIELVINYDLPDDAQNYVHRIGRTGRAGHKGHAISFATPDQSSDVRSIEKLIRASLPIAKHPEIPQEQFDKSSGLGRSYHFAPRRRHGRR, encoded by the coding sequence ATGATGACGCATAAAATAAACGATAAGGACCTGCCGCAGCCGGCCAATAACCATGCCGCCGACGGTTTTTACGGCTTGGGCATCGCGCCTAAGATCCTCGATATCCTCGAACGGATAAAGTTCAAGGTGCCGACGCCGATCCAGCTGAAAGCGATCCCGATAGCGATGCAGGGCAAGGATATAGTCGGCGTGGCCCAAACCGGCACCGGCAAGACGCATTCATTCGCCATCCCGATGGTGCAGATCCTCGCGCAGAAGAAGGGCGCGGGCCTGGTGCTGGCCCCTACGAGAGAATTGGCCATTCAGATCGACGAGGCCTTCCAGGCGATAGCGCGCCCGTTCGGGATAAAGACGGCATGCCTTATAGGCGGCGCTTCCATGCACGAGCAGATACAGTCCCTGCGCAAAGGGCCGCGCGTGATCATCGCTACGCCGGGCAGGCTCATAGACCATGTCGAGCAGCGCAACGTATCGCTCGGCGGTGTCGCTATGCTGGTCCTCGACGAGGCGGATCGCATGCTCGATATGGGATTTGCCCCGCAGGTCGACAAGATCCTGCGTTTCGTCCCGAAAGACCGGCAGACGATGCTCTTTTCCGCGACTATCCCGAGGGAAGTCATGGCAATAGCCGCCAAGTATATGAAACTCCCTGTTAGCATAGAGATCGCTCCTTCCGGGACAGCGGCCGAGCATGTGACGCAGGAATTATTCATTGTCAGGAAAGACGCAAAATCCCAACTTCTCCGTAAGCTGCTCGCGCAATACCACGGCGCGGTGCTGTTATTCTCCCGCACCAAGCATAACGCGAGGAAGATCGCTCACTCGATAAGGGATATGGGGCACAGCGCGGCCGAGATACACTCGGACCGTTCGTTGGGCCAGCGCCGTGAAGCGCTCGGAGGGTTCAAGTCGGGCAAATACAAAGTGCTCGTAGCCACAGATATAGCCGCGAGGGGCATAGACGTCACCGGCATCGAGTTGGTCATTAATTACGACCTGCCGGACGACGCGCAGAATTACGTGCACCGCATCGGACGCACGGGCAGGGCGGGCCATAAGGGGCACGCGATCTCATTTGCCACGCCGGACCAAAGCAGCGATGTCAGGAGCATTGAAAAGCTCATCAGGGCTTCGCTTCCTATCGCGAAACATCCGGAGATCCCGCAGGAGCAGTTCGACAAATCTTCAGGCCTGGGGAGATCGTATCATTTCGCGCCGAGGCGCCGCCACGGCCGCAGGTGA
- a CDS encoding ATP-binding protein, with amino-acid sequence MTIRTRITIALLAVALIPALIVGLLSFNNYKRTIETVHLSELGNITSFKADSIETYFAGLKADIEVAKSSFAVRNNIPVLTRLSLDPDDPEFMFAKQQIDVTVQRMRKVWNLFDIMLVSPEGRIVYLSDTTNGPKNFLKVLNDPQGKAFGEGKRAIYFTDVFRDDSEGGRLVMLITDAVFDLKDVFAGTIVFKVDMAPVYKLIQDVKGLGNTGEVLIGKKEGDQVVYLMPLKYDPQAALERKIPIGDKAGLPIQEAVMGKTGTGISRDYRGAKVIASWRHIPSLGWGMVAKIDVDEAFADITGLRKIVTAILALVFVLAGVMSFSIARSISRPIKMLSKGAEIIGAGNLDYKVATGSKDEIGQLSRSFDMMTQDLKKNAMYARSLLETSLDPFVTISPEGKITDVNEATIRATGKTREELIGTDFSNYFTEPQKAQAGYRQVFAEGIVTDYPLTIRHKDGRLIDVLYNASIYKDTRGNRLGVFAAARDVTELNRAVEELKRHRDQLEAIVKERTAEVNSANRELLRSNEGLEQFAYVASHDLQEPLRTMASYSQLLEQRYKGKLDKDADEFIGFIVDAAKRMQKLITDLLAYSRVGRTDTELRETDCNSVLGRVVFSMGPVIEENKAVITHDNLPVMACNESSFIQLFQNLIGNAIKFRGEETPRVHINAKRQGDEWLFSVRDNGIGIDEKYKDRIFLIFQRLHGRDKYPGTGIGLSICKKIVESRGGRIWVESKLGEGTTFYFTVPESKGGIS; translated from the coding sequence ATGACTATCAGGACAAGGATTACGATCGCTTTATTGGCGGTTGCCTTGATACCCGCGCTGATCGTGGGCCTCCTGAGCTTCAATAATTATAAGAGGACGATCGAGACCGTCCACCTTTCTGAACTGGGGAATATCACAAGTTTTAAAGCGGACAGTATAGAGACGTATTTTGCCGGTTTAAAGGCCGATATAGAAGTAGCCAAGAGTTCTTTTGCCGTCAGGAATAACATCCCTGTCCTGACCCGCCTCTCTTTAGATCCCGACGACCCCGAATTCATGTTTGCCAAACAACAGATAGACGTGACGGTCCAGCGCATGCGGAAGGTTTGGAACTTATTCGATATCATGCTTGTGAGCCCCGAAGGCAGGATAGTCTACTTGAGCGATACAACCAACGGGCCCAAGAATTTCCTAAAAGTCCTGAATGACCCGCAGGGGAAAGCTTTCGGGGAAGGCAAACGCGCTATTTATTTTACGGATGTCTTCCGCGACGATTCGGAAGGCGGCAGGTTGGTAATGCTCATTACGGACGCCGTCTTTGATCTCAAAGATGTTTTTGCGGGGACCATAGTTTTTAAGGTCGATATGGCGCCTGTCTATAAGCTTATCCAGGATGTTAAAGGATTGGGGAATACGGGAGAAGTCCTGATCGGCAAGAAAGAAGGCGATCAGGTAGTGTACCTGATGCCTCTAAAATATGACCCGCAAGCGGCGCTGGAGAGAAAGATCCCCATTGGCGATAAGGCCGGTTTACCCATCCAGGAAGCCGTCATGGGAAAGACCGGGACCGGCATATCAAGGGACTACCGCGGCGCGAAAGTGATCGCGTCCTGGCGGCATATCCCCTCCCTGGGATGGGGGATGGTTGCGAAGATAGATGTCGATGAGGCTTTTGCCGATATAACGGGATTACGAAAAATCGTAACAGCCATATTGGCGCTTGTATTCGTTTTGGCGGGGGTCATGTCATTTTCGATCGCCCGGTCAATCTCCCGGCCTATAAAAATGCTCTCCAAGGGCGCGGAGATAATCGGCGCAGGTAACCTTGACTATAAAGTCGCGACCGGTTCTAAGGACGAGATCGGTCAGCTGTCACGGTCGTTTGATATGATGACGCAGGATTTAAAAAAGAATGCTATGTACGCTCGCAGCCTGCTTGAAACTTCTCTCGACCCCTTTGTCACCATCTCTCCTGAAGGTAAGATAACCGATGTAAACGAAGCTACCATCAGGGCAACCGGGAAGACCAGGGAAGAGCTTATAGGCACAGACTTTTCCAACTACTTCACTGAGCCCCAAAAGGCGCAGGCCGGCTACAGGCAGGTCTTTGCCGAGGGGATTGTCACCGATTATCCCTTGACCATACGCCACAAGGATGGCAGGTTGATAGATGTCCTATATAACGCAAGCATCTATAAGGATACTCGCGGCAACAGACTGGGGGTCTTTGCCGCGGCGCGCGATGTGACTGAGCTCAACCGCGCGGTGGAAGAATTAAAGCGTCACCGTGACCAACTGGAAGCGATTGTGAAAGAACGCACCGCAGAAGTCAATTCGGCAAATAGGGAGCTCCTCAGGTCCAACGAGGGCCTGGAACAGTTCGCCTATGTCGCCTCGCACGACTTGCAGGAGCCGTTGAGGACGATGGCGAGCTATTCGCAGCTATTGGAACAGCGCTATAAGGGAAAGCTTGATAAGGACGCCGATGAATTCATAGGTTTCATCGTAGACGCGGCCAAGCGGATGCAGAAATTGATAACCGACCTCCTGGCATATTCGCGCGTCGGCAGGACCGATACGGAACTGCGAGAAACCGATTGCAATTCGGTGCTCGGCAGGGTCGTATTCAGCATGGGGCCGGTGATAGAAGAGAATAAAGCGGTAATAACCCATGATAATTTACCGGTGATGGCATGTAACGAAAGCAGTTTCATCCAGCTCTTCCAGAACCTCATCGGCAACGCCATAAAATTCCGCGGCGAGGAGACGCCCCGCGTGCATATCAACGCGAAGAGGCAGGGAGATGAATGGCTCTTTTCGGTGCGGGATAACGGCATAGGGATAGACGAGAAATATAAGGACAGGATTTTCTTGATATTCCAGCGCCTTCACGGAAGGGATAAATATCCGGGCACCGGGATAGGACTTTCAATATGCAAGAAGATAGTGGAGAGCCGAGGAGGGCGCATCTGGGTCGAGTCAAAATTAGGCGAGGGCACAACCTTCTATTTTACGGTCCCCGAAAGCAAAGGAGGCATATCATGA
- a CDS encoding asparagine synthase-related protein translates to MPQVKEITANELDAKKFIEEKAAEISRAVGGGIAINALSGGVDSSAVTMLGHKALGERLKTYFIDNGIMREGEPEQIASVFKKLGVKVEIIDAQDAFFGALKGITDPEEKREAITQTFYKKVFGDLVKKSGAKYLLQGTILTDVDETVAGIKRQHNVFEQLGIDPQEAFGYKIIEPLVQLRKDGVRKVAEAAGLPVSIYNRMPFPGPALSARVIGEATRERIELVRKATVILEQELASAKAFQYMAILHNDRVTGMRNNKREFGQQIEIRCWDSIDARQARPTQLPFGTLEKLANRILAEVPGVVSVTYNIAPKPPSTMEAV, encoded by the coding sequence ATGCCTCAGGTTAAGGAGATAACCGCGAATGAATTGGACGCAAAAAAATTTATCGAGGAAAAAGCGGCTGAGATCTCGCGCGCGGTGGGCGGCGGCATAGCGATCAACGCGCTTTCCGGAGGGGTCGATTCTTCGGCAGTGACCATGCTAGGCCATAAGGCGCTGGGTGAGAGGTTAAAAACATATTTCATCGATAATGGGATAATGCGCGAGGGGGAGCCCGAGCAGATAGCGTCGGTCTTCAAGAAACTGGGAGTGAAAGTGGAGATCATCGACGCGCAAGACGCGTTTTTTGGCGCGCTCAAGGGTATCACCGATCCCGAAGAGAAACGCGAGGCGATCACCCAGACCTTTTACAAAAAAGTATTCGGAGACCTGGTGAAGAAGAGCGGCGCGAAATATCTTTTACAAGGGACGATACTTACCGATGTCGACGAAACTGTCGCCGGGATCAAGCGCCAGCATAACGTCTTTGAACAATTGGGCATCGACCCGCAGGAGGCGTTTGGATACAAGATCATCGAACCGCTGGTGCAGCTGAGGAAAGACGGAGTCCGCAAGGTCGCCGAGGCGGCGGGATTGCCCGTATCTATCTATAATCGTATGCCTTTTCCCGGGCCTGCGCTCTCCGCGCGCGTCATCGGGGAAGCTACGAGGGAACGCATAGAGCTTGTGCGTAAAGCGACCGTTATCCTCGAGCAGGAGCTGGCCTCGGCCAAGGCGTTCCAATATATGGCCATATTGCATAACGACCGCGTCACCGGGATGCGCAACAACAAGAGGGAATTCGGCCAGCAGATCGAGATACGCTGCTGGGACAGCATCGACGCGCGCCAGGCGCGACCGACGCAGCTGCCTTTCGGCACGCTGGAGAAGCTGGCAAACCGCATACTTGCGGAAGTGCCGGGCGTGGTCAGTGTCACATATAATATCGCTCCCAAGCCGCCTTCAACTATGGAAGCGGTATAA
- a CDS encoding hybrid sensor histidine kinase/response regulator, whose protein sequence is MEKRDIDILIVEDNSTDARFVTELLKGSTDPAFRVTHAENLGEALRKISGAKPDAVFLDLNLPDSQGLDTLSSLLESDQNLPVIVLTGNDSEAVGLAAVRRNAADYLVKGKIDVSILIRSIRYSIERKKAEEVLRRDRRMLERLVEQKTQEALALQEEAEKAKRLADIGMLAATVAHELRNPLAGIRLAVYNIKRKVPDPIIENNLQNIDNKVTESDQIINNLLFYSKIKVSHLKNVNIYNILKASVEEALRGEEGKPSPVKFSIDPIKEMTFEADPLQLKEIFANILNNAIDAIDEKKGRIEIGAKIDGDFLVISIKDNGSGINKEDMERVFDPFFTTKAKGTGLGLAVCRQIVTLHGGTIQIESEPGKGTNVSISLPKK, encoded by the coding sequence ATGGAAAAAAGAGATATCGACATACTGATCGTCGAAGATAACTCGACGGACGCGAGGTTTGTGACCGAACTGTTAAAAGGATCCACGGACCCGGCCTTCAGGGTGACGCACGCAGAAAATTTGGGCGAGGCGCTGCGGAAAATAAGCGGCGCGAAGCCCGACGCAGTATTCCTGGACCTCAACCTGCCTGACAGCCAGGGGCTGGATACGCTCTCGAGCCTCTTGGAATCCGACCAAAACCTGCCGGTAATAGTACTGACCGGCAATGACAGTGAGGCCGTGGGCCTGGCGGCGGTGCGGAGGAACGCGGCCGATTATCTTGTCAAGGGAAAGATAGATGTATCTATATTGATACGAAGTATCAGATATTCTATCGAACGCAAAAAGGCAGAGGAAGTGTTAAGAAGGGATAGAAGGATGCTCGAACGTCTGGTGGAGCAGAAGACGCAGGAAGCCCTGGCGTTACAGGAAGAGGCCGAGAAGGCGAAGCGCCTGGCTGATATCGGGATGCTTGCCGCGACAGTCGCGCATGAATTGCGCAACCCGCTCGCGGGCATAAGGCTTGCGGTATATAACATAAAAAGGAAAGTGCCGGACCCTATTATAGAAAATAACCTCCAAAATATAGATAATAAAGTTACCGAGAGCGACCAGATAATCAACAATCTTCTCTTCTATTCCAAGATCAAGGTGTCCCACCTTAAGAATGTGAACATATATAACATCCTTAAGGCGTCCGTAGAGGAGGCGCTGAGGGGAGAGGAGGGCAAACCCTCTCCGGTCAAGTTTTCAATAGACCCGATAAAGGAAATGACTTTCGAGGCCGATCCTCTCCAGCTTAAAGAGATATTCGCGAATATCCTCAATAACGCGATCGACGCTATTGATGAAAAGAAGGGGCGGATAGAGATCGGCGCGAAAATCGACGGAGATTTTTTGGTTATTTCGATAAAGGACAACGGGTCAGGCATAAATAAAGAGGATATGGAAAGGGTATTTGACCCGTTCTTTACCACAAAAGCCAAAGGCACAGGCCTCGGGCTTGCCGTTTGCCGGCAGATAGTAACTCTCCACGGCGGGACGATACAAATAGAAAGCGAACCGGGAAAAGGAACGAACGTCTCCATCAGTTTACCAAAAAAATAG
- a CDS encoding response regulator: MKNGEYVVPIDILLVEDNPADVRLTTETLKDEKIFSNLHVVTDGEQALQFLRREGRFKDVIRPDLILLDLNLPKIDGREVLKEIKNDDDLKSIPVVVLTVSKAENDIIESYDLHANCYITKPVDLGQFVKVAKAVQDFWLTIVKLPPKKK; encoded by the coding sequence ATGAAGAACGGCGAATACGTAGTACCTATTGACATCCTGCTCGTGGAAGACAATCCCGCGGATGTCCGGCTTACGACCGAGACGCTTAAGGACGAGAAGATCTTCAGTAACCTTCACGTGGTAACTGACGGCGAGCAGGCGTTGCAATTCCTGAGGAGAGAGGGGAGATTTAAGGACGTCATCCGCCCTGACCTTATCCTTCTCGACCTGAATCTCCCGAAGATCGACGGACGCGAGGTATTAAAAGAGATAAAAAACGACGATGACCTGAAGTCGATCCCGGTAGTCGTATTGACCGTGTCGAAAGCGGAGAACGATATCATAGAATCGTACGATCTGCACGCCAATTGCTACATAACGAAACCAGTGGACCTGGGGCAGTTCGTGAAGGTCGCGAAGGCCGTCCAGGATTTCTGGCTGACGATAGTGAAACTTCCGCCTAAAAAGAAATAG
- a CDS encoding radical SAM protein has translation MKYKHALFLNPYIESSNTSVMKLFPPTGLEYVASSAEGLVAKLTLIDLRYEKELSDPAKLLDFIAKEIDIVCVSIGWDRQFKEICELLNRFPANIPVVVGGYKATEMADEFFKICPNITIVVRGEGEATIQEILKGLPLKDILGISYVEKGVVVHNKNRPLLDIEDMPAPRRSLRNNKYSLAVNGIEMMNLTFDSILSARGCPHNCKFCTFNMNPLGQRRTYTARSVDSVIRELEEVTAQIILFSDDNLFADAGRAEKICDEIIKRKIKKRFIAQARIELFKHPRLLSKMVKAGFKALLVGIESPHDRILAQLNKGFDSATVREAFKVLTKYPIFYNGYFIYGNIGESKEEMLYIPEFAKEIGLDFITCNKLRIEKYSPLRELAEKTPGYHITEKGELYSDTYDYPALKKIGRTIKFSFYTPQRYFKIFFKGAFQNRVLSFGEVVSFICVIPRLLAGVFAREIKRGRLMDSLKRTFVVNRA, from the coding sequence GTGAAATACAAGCACGCCTTATTCCTGAATCCCTATATCGAAAGCAGCAATACAAGCGTCATGAAGCTCTTTCCGCCGACCGGCCTCGAGTATGTCGCAAGCAGCGCCGAGGGGCTTGTGGCTAAGCTGACGCTTATCGATCTTAGATACGAAAAAGAACTGTCAGATCCGGCTAAGCTGCTGGATTTTATAGCAAAAGAGATCGATATTGTCTGCGTAAGTATAGGCTGGGACCGCCAGTTCAAGGAGATATGCGAGCTCCTTAACCGCTTCCCGGCCAATATACCGGTAGTCGTCGGAGGGTATAAGGCGACGGAGATGGCGGATGAATTTTTCAAGATCTGCCCGAATATCACTATAGTGGTCCGCGGGGAAGGGGAAGCGACGATACAGGAGATACTCAAGGGCCTGCCCCTGAAAGATATCCTCGGCATCTCTTACGTGGAAAAAGGCGTTGTGGTCCATAATAAGAACAGGCCCCTGCTGGATATAGAGGATATGCCTGCCCCGCGCCGTTCTTTAAGGAATAATAAATACAGCCTTGCCGTGAACGGGATCGAGATGATGAATCTTACCTTTGATTCGATCCTCTCCGCGAGGGGCTGTCCCCACAACTGCAAATTCTGCACATTCAACATGAACCCGCTCGGCCAAAGGCGGACTTATACGGCGCGCAGCGTCGACTCGGTGATCAGGGAACTGGAAGAGGTAACCGCCCAGATAATCCTGTTCAGCGACGATAACCTTTTTGCCGACGCGGGCAGGGCGGAGAAGATATGCGACGAGATAATAAAGCGCAAGATAAAAAAACGTTTTATCGCCCAGGCCCGCATCGAGTTATTCAAACATCCCCGCCTTCTAAGTAAGATGGTCAAGGCGGGATTCAAGGCGTTGCTGGTAGGCATAGAGTCCCCCCACGATCGCATATTGGCGCAGCTGAACAAAGGTTTTGATTCCGCCACGGTCAGGGAAGCGTTCAAGGTACTGACGAAATATCCGATCTTCTATAACGGTTATTTCATCTACGGCAATATAGGCGAGAGCAAAGAGGAGATGCTCTACATACCCGAATTCGCCAAAGAGATAGGGCTGGATTTTATCACCTGCAACAAACTCAGGATAGAGAAGTATTCCCCGCTGAGGGAGTTGGCGGAGAAGACGCCCGGTTACCATATTACCGAAAAGGGAGAGCTTTATTCCGATACATACGACTATCCGGCGCTAAAAAAGATAGGCAGGACGATAAAGTTCTCTTTTTACACCCCGCAGCGCTATTTTAAAATATTCTTTAAGGGTGCCTTTCAAAACAGGGTTTTGAGCTTCGGAGAGGTCGTCTCGTTTATTTGCGTAATACCGCGCCTGCTTGCCGGCGTCTTCGCGAGGGAGATAAAAAGGGGCAGGCTGATGGATTCGCTTAAAAGAACGTTTGTAGTTAACAGGGCTTGA